Proteins encoded by one window of Flavobacterium sp. N502540:
- a CDS encoding chaperone modulator CbpM, which translates to MSSKNLIHIKQFCLYHEIENTFITELHNYGLVKIIILEKDEYFQPEQLPTVEKMIRLHYDLKINLEGLDVIANLLSKIEGLQQNLTATQNKLRLYEQHQID; encoded by the coding sequence ATGAGCAGTAAAAACTTAATCCATATCAAACAATTTTGCCTCTATCACGAAATTGAGAACACCTTCATAACGGAGCTGCACAATTACGGTTTGGTAAAAATTATAATACTTGAAAAAGACGAATATTTCCAACCGGAACAATTGCCAACTGTTGAGAAAATGATACGCCTTCATTATGATTTAAAAATTAATCTTGAAGGTCTGGATGTCATTGCAAATCTATTAAGCAAAATAGAAGGGCTTCAGCAAAACCTTACTGCTACCCAAAATAAACTTCGTCTTTACGAACAGCATCAAATCGACTAA